The following nucleotide sequence is from Salinispirillum sp. LH 10-3-1.
GTGTTTACACCGCACAAACACATGGGGCGCTGGCTGGTCGACGGAGGCCTCGTGGATCCTGTCCCCGTGGGCCCTACGATGAACTCCATGGCCGACATCACCATAGCGGTCAACCTCAACCACGCCATTGATGAACTCGAACTCCAAGGTGAGACGACCAAGCTCAAACCGCGCAAGCGTCCTATCAAGAAAACACCGCTTGAAATCCCAGACGAAGACGAGCGACGCTGGCCTGCGTTCAGCAATATGCTGGACAGCATTCGCGGTCTGCACAAAGGCCAGCCCGAACAGCAAAACAGTATGAATATGGTGGATGTCCTCTTTCGCTCGTTCGACATCATGCAGTCACAGATTACCGACGCGCGGTTGGCGTCGTATCGCCCCGATGTGGTGATCAACCTGCATCGCTCGGCGGGCGGCTTTTTTGACTATGACCGTGCGAAGGAGCTGATCCAGCTGGGTTATGACCTAACCGAAGAAGCGGTGGGTAAACAGCTCACAAAACAGCAGCAACCTGCACCGCAGAACGCGGAATGAACCCTGCCACTGGACACCGTAATGTGGCACCGCCTACAATCTCCGCTCTTTGCTGACTGTCGGTACGATATTCACGACCATGTTTAGTGCCTTGCATCTGAACCCGTTTCGTCGCTTGCGCTGCCTACGCCTGATGGCGTTGGGCGGCTTAGTGGCTGCAGGCTTTTTGCTCGCTGCCAGCGTGCAGCACCATGTGCACTATTTTGCCGAAGTCGATACACCGCAGGCACACGCTCATACTGAGTCGACGACCGCGCTCTCGGCTGTACCGCCGCCGTGCGATCCGCCCGGCACGCCCAAAGCTGCACACGCTGTTCACTCTGCAGAAACACCCGCTGGCGACCACCCGCATGCGCACAGTGCTCCGCAAAGTTGCCCGTTGTGTTTAACGCTCAATGCGTGGGCGTTAGCACCTGCCTCGGCCACCGACATACCTCCCGCACAGCAAGGCGTGATTGGGCAAGCCAATGATCCCCAGCACCTATCGACCGGCACGCCGGTTTACCCCCACGCTATACAGCCCCGCGCACCTCCGACACCTCCAAGCTTAACCCTCGCTTAACGCACTGCTGACAGTGCTTTATTTTTCGCGCGCCCCGGCGCTGGGGTGCGCGCACGGTTTATTTTTGGAGTACACCATGAAATTTTTGCTCTCAACGTTTTCTGCCTTAACCGCTTTATGCTTATCATCGTTGGCCGCAGCCCACGTGACATTGCAAGTACGAGAAGCGCCCGCGGGCTCAACGTATCGAGCCGTCCTACAAGTACCGCACGGCTGTGCGGGCGAAGCCACCGAGGTGCTTCGGGTACGCATTCCAGACGGCATGCGCAACGTCAAACCCATGCCAAAAGCCGGCTGGGAATTGGTGATCATTGAAGAAGAGTTAGCCGAACCCTACACCAACCACGGCAACCTGATTACTTCACGCGTGGCCGAAGTGCAGTGGCGTGGCGGTAACCTGGCGGACGCTCATTACGACGAGTTCATTCTGCGCGGCAGTCTGCCCAACACACCGAACAGCACCCTGTTGTTTCCCACCGTACAAGAATGCGCCTCCGGGGCCGAGCGTTGGATAGAAAGTGAAACCGGCGGTCGCTACCCAGCACCTCGCCTGCAACTGCGCTAAACCAACCAAGCACCTAATGGCGGCCCTGCGCCGTTTTTAGGTGCGGAGTGCAACGATGAACATGCGATTTCTAGTTACCTTGGGTTGGCTCGCCCTG
It contains:
- a CDS encoding patatin-like phospholipase family protein → MPTVALALGSGGARGMAHIGVIQWLEEHNFEIISIAGSSIGALVGGMHAAGKLDQYRDWVSGLERSNLLRMLDLSFSRSGLFKGEKVIKLLQEMTGELNIEDLAIPFTAVATDLNRERAIWLNRGPLFDAIRSSIAVPSVFTPHKHMGRWLVDGGLVDPVPVGPTMNSMADITIAVNLNHAIDELELQGETTKLKPRKRPIKKTPLEIPDEDERRWPAFSNMLDSIRGLHKGQPEQQNSMNMVDVLFRSFDIMQSQITDARLASYRPDVVINLHRSAGGFFDYDRAKELIQLGYDLTEEAVGKQLTKQQQPAPQNAE
- a CDS encoding YcnI family protein, translated to MKFLLSTFSALTALCLSSLAAAHVTLQVREAPAGSTYRAVLQVPHGCAGEATEVLRVRIPDGMRNVKPMPKAGWELVIIEEELAEPYTNHGNLITSRVAEVQWRGGNLADAHYDEFILRGSLPNTPNSTLLFPTVQECASGAERWIESETGGRYPAPRLQLR